TTGTCGGCTTCGCGGAACCGCCGCGCCAGGCTTCGCCGCTCGATGCCGGTCAGGCAGCCGATGGTCTTGAGGCCCAGCCGTTCGAGCACTCGGGTGACGTCGCCGGACAGGCCGAGCGCGGCGACGGGAAGCGGCGCGAGCATCGCTGCGGTCCGCGCCTTGGGGGCGACAATTGCCGGCTTGCCGCCGAACCGCACCAGCGCCCAGGCGGCAAGCGCGGTCGGAGCACTGGCCACCCGCGTGGTCAGCCCAAGCGCTGCAAAGCGATGGACGATGTCGCCGAGCATCCGCTCCTCGCCGCCGAACAGATGCGCGGCCCCGGTGGCGTCGATCCGCAAACCGTCGGCGCCGTCCACCTCGACTGCCGGCGACCAACGGCTCGCCCAGCGCGCCAGCCGCCGTACCAATACTTCGTCGCCGGCAAGGTCGGCGGGGATTGCGGCAAGGCCGGGGTCGAGCGCTCGGGCGTCGGTCAGCCGCATTCCCGGACGCGCCCCGGCAAGGGCCGCGGCGGGCGTGACGGCATGAATCCTGTGGCCATGCTGGACTTCGACGGTCAGTGCGACGCGTTCCTCAGCCTGCGGCGCGGCGAGCTTCGTCCAGCGTTCGATCGCCAGCGCCGGCCACCAGACGGAAGCCACCCTGCGTTCCGGCTCCCGGCTCATGGCTGACCGTCCACTGGGCGGGTCGATGCCCTCGTGCGCGGAACAGCTCCGCCTCCCACACCGCCACGCCTGGCGCGCGCGGGTTCAGGGAATTTGCAAGGCTCGGCGCACTCGCGATCCTCCAGCGAAAGCGCGCCCCGGAGAGGTTGGCGTGGCCGCCGAGCCGAATCAAAAAGGCGGCCACACCATGCCGCTCGGCAGCGACGGCAAGCCGCCGCGTCGCGGTGAAGTCCAGCGCTTGGGGATCGCCGTAAAGCTCGCCGATGACGGCGCCGATGCCTCCGCATCTCAGCCCCTCCTCCATCGTCCACAAAGCCTCGCGGGCATCGCGGGAAGAGACATGGATGAGCTGATCCGCACCGGTCCCCAGCCCGGGCGGATAGAGTCGGCCTGATTCGAGGATCGCCATCCGTTCCTGTACCCACAGCCATGGCTTTCCGGCAGGAAGGTGGGGCAGCAGGAAACCGGTCCAACCGCTATCGCGTACGTTCCCGGCGAACAGCTCGGCCAATGTCGCGGCGCCCGCGCCGGGCAATACCACGCACTCGCCAGGTTCGGGGAGAACCGGCATCGATCGGCCCAGCCGCCAACGCTCCGCCGCGCGTGGAAAGCGCACCGGATCGCCGCCGCCGACCACAAGGTGAAGACCTGCTGCCACACGACTCGAACGTTTTTGTTCTTTGTTTGTTCTATTTCTCGCGAGTCCGTACCGCGAGTCAAGCGGGGCTTGAAAATTAGACCGGCGGCTTGCCCTCGACCTCGGTCAGGAAGGTCCGAATCTCGCGAACCATCCGGCTCATTGCCGGCCGGTCGACCGCAAAACCGGTGTGGCGACAGGCAATCTCGACTGCCTTGTCGACTTCGCCTTCCGCGCCGCGAGCGGCCGCAGGAGCAACGATCCCGTCGAGCCGGGACCAGAAGGCCAGCATTGGAACCGGCGGTTTGCCGATATGCCGCTCGAATGGTGGCGCGTTGACGTCGTGGCCCGCGATTTTTTCGTAGAATTCGCGGATGTTGGTGTTGGTCTTGTAGTCGCCGCTGAACGGTGAGCCCATGGTCACCACGGCACGAATATGATCGGGAACCCGCCAAGCCAGTTCGCGCGCGAACATTCCGCCCAGACTCCAGCCGACCAGCAGGATCTTGCGCCCGTCCCAGATCGCCTCAAGGCGGCTCGCGAGCTGATCCATCGTCTCCTTCCGGGCGCCGCGATTGAATCCGAGCAACCAAGGATGCACCCGCCATCCGCCAAGCGCCAGCGCTCGGCGCAGGTCCATGGTCGAACGGTCGTTGGCGAGAAAACCCGGAATGACGAGGGCCGGCGGTCCATTCTCCGGCCCGCGTGGACCAAGATGGCCCAGCCCGGCGAGCATTCGCGGCAGATGCCACGCCAGCTCCTTCCATGAATGCCAATCCGGAGGCGCCAGGGTGTCCGGATCGACAAGCTCCGCTTCGACGCGAGCTTTCGCGGGCTTATCCCACTTCATGCCGCTAAAATGGGGTCATTTCCCGAACGAAACAAGAAAATGCGGCTAGTCGGTCACTTCTTTGAGGAAAGTGTCGATTTCATGCACCACCAGTTCGGCGGTCCGCCGCGACACGCCGAATGCCATGTGGCTGCATTTCAACGCCACCACCTTGTCGCTTTCGTTCTCGAGGCCCCGAGCGGCGCGGGGGGAAACAATTCCGTCGTTGGGCGACCAGATCGCAAGCGTCGGAACCGGCGGCTTGGACGGGTCGCGCGCGATCGGTGTCTCGTCCACCTTGTGCCCGGCGATCCACTCATAAAGCCGCCAGACGTTGTTCATTCTCGGGTCGCCGCTGAACGGGCTGCCCAAAGTTACAACGGCTCGAACCCGCTCGGGGTGGGCCTGAGCGAGCGCCCGCGCGAACACGCCGCCAAGGCTCCAGCCCACGACCAAAGCAGGACGTTCGGGGTCAATGGAATCAAGTCGCGCTTTCAGCCGGTCGATGGTGTCGGCACGCACTCCCAGGTTCCATCCTTCCGACCACGGGTGGGTTCGCCAGCCGGCGGCGGCCATCGCCCGCCGAAGCTCCATCGTCGTCCGGTCATTGGCGATGAAGCCCGGAATGACCAGCGCATGCTCGCCATCTTCGGGTCCGCGTGGTCCCAGGTGGCCAAAGCCATAAATCGCGCGCGGAAGCAGATAGGCGGCCTCGGTCAGGCGCATCCAGCCAGGCGGGGGGAGTTCGTCTCTAGAGGTACTCATCTCCGCCCATC
The window above is part of the Sphingomonas sp. HDW15A genome. Proteins encoded here:
- a CDS encoding alpha/beta hydrolase, which produces MSTSRDELPPPGWMRLTEAAYLLPRAIYGFGHLGPRGPEDGEHALVIPGFIANDRTTMELRRAMAAAGWRTHPWSEGWNLGVRADTIDRLKARLDSIDPERPALVVGWSLGGVFARALAQAHPERVRAVVTLGSPFSGDPRMNNVWRLYEWIAGHKVDETPIARDPSKPPVPTLAIWSPNDGIVSPRAARGLENESDKVVALKCSHMAFGVSRRTAELVVHEIDTFLKEVTD
- a CDS encoding alpha/beta fold hydrolase; protein product: MKWDKPAKARVEAELVDPDTLAPPDWHSWKELAWHLPRMLAGLGHLGPRGPENGPPALVIPGFLANDRSTMDLRRALALGGWRVHPWLLGFNRGARKETMDQLASRLEAIWDGRKILLVGWSLGGMFARELAWRVPDHIRAVVTMGSPFSGDYKTNTNIREFYEKIAGHDVNAPPFERHIGKPPVPMLAFWSRLDGIVAPAAARGAEGEVDKAVEIACRHTGFAVDRPAMSRMVREIRTFLTEVEGKPPV